A window of the bacterium genome harbors these coding sequences:
- a CDS encoding PorV/PorQ family protein: protein MKSKVVISMLCLGVALAMLPLRLSAQALGEGIENKRIGTAAATELLIPVGARDLAMGGSSLATSAGIDALHWNPAGLGRLATTAEGTFTTMSYLADIRLNYGAVGVGFGGFGVVGLSIRSFDFGDILLTTNDDPEGRAGRTFAPTFVTVGLTYSRAFTDAITAGGTVKIISEKMGRASGGGFALDFGVQYHTLAGIKGLHLGVAMKNIGPQMSFSGSGLLRRAVSSEGSRPEQYYDVKTASFELPSSVEIGLAYERTMSENLKMNFSGAFANNNLGLDGYRGGAEALYQVSNNFRLAGRAGIEISPNGGVDDSSVEISNGGDDQIFGPALGFGFLYKTESLDITLDYAYRSVDFFDSNQMFTLKLGF from the coding sequence ATGAAGAGTAAAGTAGTCATTTCCATGCTTTGCCTCGGCGTGGCGCTGGCGATGTTGCCGCTGCGGCTGTCAGCGCAGGCCCTGGGCGAAGGCATCGAAAATAAACGCATCGGGACGGCCGCGGCGACCGAGTTGTTGATTCCCGTGGGCGCGCGCGACCTGGCCATGGGCGGCTCCAGCCTGGCGACCAGTGCCGGCATCGACGCGCTGCACTGGAATCCTGCCGGCCTCGGCCGTTTGGCCACCACCGCCGAAGGAACCTTTACGACCATGTCCTACCTCGCCGACATTCGCCTGAACTACGGCGCCGTGGGCGTGGGCTTCGGCGGCTTCGGTGTCGTCGGTCTCAGCATCCGTTCCTTTGATTTCGGCGACATCCTGTTGACCACCAACGATGATCCGGAAGGCCGGGCGGGCCGGACCTTCGCGCCCACTTTCGTGACCGTGGGCCTGACCTACTCGCGTGCCTTCACCGATGCCATCACCGCCGGCGGCACTGTCAAGATCATCTCGGAGAAAATGGGCCGCGCCAGTGGGGGCGGCTTTGCGCTGGATTTCGGCGTGCAGTACCACACTCTCGCCGGCATCAAGGGCCTGCATCTCGGCGTTGCCATGAAGAACATCGGCCCGCAGATGAGCTTCAGCGGCTCGGGTTTGTTGCGCCGGGCAGTTTCCTCCGAAGGCAGCCGGCCGGAGCAGTACTATGATGTCAAAACGGCCAGCTTTGAATTGCCCTCTTCGGTCGAGATTGGTCTGGCGTACGAGCGCACCATGAGCGAAAATCTCAAGATGAACTTCAGCGGCGCGTTCGCCAACAACAACCTCGGCCTCGATGGCTATCGCGGCGGCGCGGAAGCGCTGTATCAAGTGAGCAACAACTTCCGCCTCGCCGGTCGCGCCGGCATCGAGATCTCGCCGAACGGCGGCGTCGATGACAGTTCGGTGGAAATCTCGAACGGCGGCGATGACCAAATCTTCGGGCCGGCGTTGGGCTTCGGTTTTCTCTATAAGACCGAGTCGCTCGACATCACCCTGGATTACGCCTATCGCTCCGTCGATTTCTTCGACAGCAACCAGATGTTTACGCTCAAGCTCGGCTTCTAA
- a CDS encoding DinB family protein translates to MKKIDQPQPGEYAPYASMYIDLLPDDGLVLQHQAANLTATKALLRDLPEEKLMRRYAANKWTIKEILLPLSDDERIHAYRALRFARNDQTELPGFEQDDYARHSGANARSLADLLREFTTVRRATLSLFAGLEPRAFTRCGVANGTRMSVRAIAYHIAGHELHHCHLIKTRYLNQPANLLPLL, encoded by the coding sequence ATGAAAAAGATCGACCAGCCACAGCCGGGCGAATATGCCCCCTATGCGAGCATGTACATCGATTTGTTGCCGGATGACGGCCTGGTGCTGCAGCACCAGGCCGCCAATCTCACGGCGACCAAGGCCCTCTTGCGCGATCTTCCCGAGGAGAAACTCATGCGCCGGTATGCGGCCAACAAATGGACGATCAAGGAGATTCTGCTCCCTCTCAGCGATGACGAGCGCATCCATGCTTATCGCGCCCTGCGATTCGCCCGCAATGATCAAACCGAGTTGCCGGGCTTCGAGCAGGACGACTATGCCCGCCATTCCGGAGCCAACGCGCGCAGCCTTGCCGATCTGCTGCGTGAATTCACCACCGTGCGCCGCGCCACCCTCTCATTGTTCGCTGGTCTCGAGCCGCGGGCTTTTACGCGCTGCGGCGTGGCCAACGGCACGCGCATGAGCGTGCGCGCCATCGCCTACCACATTGCCGGGCATGAATTGCATCACTGCCATCTCATCAAGACGCGGTATTTGAACCAGCCGGCGAATCTCCTGCCTCTCCTCTAA
- a CDS encoding sugar kinase: MALKIKSADETEFDLLALGECMIRLSPPGHQRIELTPVFEAYAGGGEYNVAYALARYGMRTAWVSRLVESPLGAFIKNHAQASGMNLSEVIWVPYDGVGRADRIGLNFTEVGIGVRPSVTLYDRGHSSTAHMQPGEVDWRRLFGRRQARWFHTGGIFTALSDSCAEVVAEAMQAAHEAGTVVSYDLNFRSKLWSSKRAIEVTKKLVPYIDVLIGNEEDFQKVLGFEVEGTDEQLKKLPVEGYKKMVEKVVKTFPHIRAVGTTLREVVSGLVNNWSAIMYYDGQFYQSRRYENLEIEDRVGGGDGFCSGFVYGLLHGMTPQECVEMGAAHGALLQSTRGDTSMVTLEEIKHVMGGGSARIKR, translated from the coding sequence ATGGCACTCAAAATCAAATCCGCGGATGAAACCGAATTCGATTTGCTGGCATTGGGCGAATGTATGATTCGTTTGAGCCCGCCGGGACATCAGCGCATCGAGCTGACGCCGGTCTTCGAGGCTTATGCCGGCGGCGGAGAATACAACGTCGCCTATGCGCTGGCGCGTTACGGCATGCGCACCGCCTGGGTGTCGCGCCTGGTCGAGAGTCCGCTCGGCGCCTTCATCAAGAATCATGCGCAGGCCAGCGGCATGAATCTCAGTGAAGTGATTTGGGTGCCCTACGACGGCGTGGGCCGCGCCGACCGCATCGGTTTGAATTTCACCGAAGTGGGCATCGGGGTGCGGCCCAGCGTCACGCTCTATGATCGCGGCCACTCGTCGACCGCCCACATGCAGCCGGGTGAAGTCGATTGGCGGCGCCTCTTCGGCCGGCGCCAGGCGCGCTGGTTTCACACCGGCGGCATCTTCACGGCGTTGAGCGACAGTTGCGCGGAAGTCGTTGCCGAAGCCATGCAGGCGGCGCACGAAGCCGGCACGGTGGTCAGCTATGATCTCAATTTCCGCAGCAAGCTGTGGTCGAGCAAGCGCGCTATCGAGGTGACCAAAAAGCTGGTGCCCTATATCGACGTGCTCATCGGCAATGAGGAGGATTTCCAGAAAGTGCTGGGCTTCGAGGTCGAAGGCACGGATGAACAGCTCAAGAAGCTGCCGGTCGAGGGCTACAAGAAGATGGTGGAAAAGGTGGTGAAGACCTTTCCCCACATCAGGGCGGTGGGCACCACCTTGCGCGAAGTGGTGAGCGGGCTGGTCAACAATTGGTCTGCCATCATGTATTATGACGGCCAGTTCTATCAATCGCGGCGCTATGAGAATCTCGAGATCGAAGATCGCGTCGGCGGCGGAGACGGGTTCTGCAGCGGTTTCGTGTACGGCCTGCTGCACGGCATGACTCCGCAGGAATGCGTGGAAATGGGCGCGGCACACGGCGCATTGCTGCAAAGCACGCGCGGCGACACCAGCATGGTGACGCTGGAGGAAATCAAACACGTGATGGGAGGGGGGAGCGCGCGCATCAAGCGCTGA
- a CDS encoding GWxTD domain-containing protein, translated as MKPRFALLACLLLAGVPAAAQDLAPAAPLTFNLDYARFRNDERSGYLEVYYSFQPRVLSYHLANGQYHAGVQITTRLLERSGARVVAEKRTLLKVSQADTAAAWYHYPMVTQAGFALPHGEYTLEVIAADSLAPGRRDSVVSALEVVAYPGGVGISDIELCRSIAPSTKRDDLFFKNGMEVIPYPQMVFGTATTPVVFHYLELYNLDPQATYRVKTLLADADGKPVREVSKERKYGASNTVEVGTSNITSLPSGKYLFHLLLLDQRDSLLVDAERAFFVYNPHLTPKPAATSALAANLANLSLAALDEEFQQAKYLAIKEEVKIFAGLVTAEAKREFLTRFWGEVEKGRGDFPAITRAEYLRRVAIAGERYTSLNKAGWRSHRGRIYLLYGDPNEIERVASAGIAKPHEIWRYFGIENGVEFVFIDRLGFNDFELVHSNKRGELRDDNWQNLLQ; from the coding sequence ATGAAACCTCGATTTGCCCTGCTGGCCTGTCTGCTGTTGGCCGGTGTGCCGGCCGCGGCGCAAGATCTGGCGCCGGCCGCGCCCCTGACCTTCAATCTCGATTATGCGCGCTTTCGCAATGACGAGCGCAGCGGTTATTTGGAGGTGTACTACAGCTTCCAGCCGCGCGTGCTCAGTTATCACCTGGCCAATGGCCAGTACCACGCCGGCGTGCAGATCACCACGCGCCTGCTGGAACGGTCGGGCGCGCGGGTCGTTGCCGAAAAGCGCACGCTGTTGAAGGTCTCCCAGGCTGATACCGCCGCGGCTTGGTACCATTATCCCATGGTCACGCAAGCCGGCTTTGCTCTGCCCCATGGCGAGTATACCCTGGAAGTCATTGCCGCAGATTCGCTGGCGCCCGGCCGTCGCGACAGCGTGGTTTCCGCCCTCGAGGTGGTGGCTTATCCCGGCGGTGTGGGCATCAGCGACATCGAATTGTGCCGCAGTATTGCGCCCTCCACCAAGCGAGATGATCTCTTCTTCAAGAATGGGATGGAGGTCATTCCCTATCCCCAGATGGTGTTTGGCACCGCCACCACGCCGGTGGTCTTTCATTACCTCGAGCTCTACAATCTCGATCCCCAGGCCACCTATCGCGTGAAGACGCTGCTGGCAGATGCCGACGGCAAACCGGTGCGCGAGGTCAGCAAGGAGCGTAAGTATGGCGCCAGCAACACCGTTGAAGTGGGGACCTCGAACATCACCTCGCTGCCCTCGGGGAAATATCTCTTTCATTTGCTGCTGCTCGATCAGCGTGACAGCCTGCTGGTCGATGCGGAACGAGCGTTCTTTGTCTACAATCCGCATCTCACCCCCAAGCCGGCTGCCACGTCCGCGCTTGCCGCGAACTTAGCGAATCTTTCGCTCGCGGCACTTGACGAGGAGTTTCAACAGGCGAAATATCTCGCGATCAAGGAAGAGGTCAAAATCTTCGCAGGATTGGTCACCGCCGAGGCCAAGCGCGAATTTCTCACGCGGTTTTGGGGGGAGGTGGAAAAGGGCAGGGGTGATTTCCCGGCGATCACGCGCGCCGAGTATCTGCGCCGGGTGGCGATTGCCGGCGAACGCTACACCAGCCTCAACAAAGCCGGCTGGCGCTCGCATCGCGGCCGCATTTATCTGCTCTACGGCGATCCCAACGAAATCGAGCGCGTGGCGAGCGCCGGCATTGCCAAACCGCATGAGATTTGGCGGTACTTCGGCATTGAGAACGGCGTTGAATTCGTCTTCATCGACCGCTTGGGCTTCAACGATTTCGAACTCGTCCATTCCAACAAACGCGGTGAGTTGCGCGATGACAACTGGCAGAATCTGTTGCAGTAG
- a CDS encoding T9SS type A sorting domain-containing protein encodes MQKSSLLKLMLAGLLLYGATAFAERPAGEKERNQQALSKPTGTPRYQILNINNIWTWIRNDGMSNHSPIADDGTYFPRGTGSAIYQDGIMWGGKVYLDPNYTQPGPKDQLIRVGGANYLVGTREGRIIGEGASAVAANTADADVRAYRIRRDYAVMSDTEKRRDAAEYNEIPVANVTDAQVATIMSRYALDWKEWPVQQGAPYIERNGTPGYQPPPEFSATFTVDDLIKGNYDEPGIAGADPNSPADQVVWTVFNDLDASTTLQLQGSEPLGLEIQVTLWGYKRTDALGNIYFRRVKLINKGGVDVTDAGGTKGSFYINEMYVAQWSDPDLGNSGDDVAGCDVNLSLGYVYNGQAVDSEYRGFRLPPPAIGYDFLQGPAVPGDPTDRAVFDLKYKDGFKNLGMTSFSYFSAGSPISDPPRSYTQGTIRWYKMLRGFAPIDGDDQYYPFPPGVAPDQFPLSGDPVTKTGFLDGEGEQYSFVPGDRRINLSTGPFSLNPGETQEVVVAVVGGLGADRISSVAVMKFNDRFAQNTYNALFQVPKPPVAPIVTVSELDGTVGVEWGSNLNRVRDTETTVQQPGGYAFEGYNVYQFPSRGASLSEAKRIAVFDLATDPTVVLDEQFDLASGQILNKPVQFGTNSGIARYFNFNRDYVRDIGKLYNGQEYYLAVTAYSRATVPGYLPASLESEPTIITVVPRVPFGIEYETAFGDTLKVNRLGGGSDGIVLPIVVNPKASTGDSYEVRFAVDNDGNTTWNLLNTTKGTTVLTNKTNQSGDEKYDIIDGIFLVVSGPPPGVKEWEWTAGSRFLTWADAAGLEFEGFEGALGWASPRSVFGDGTHIIPADKLKKIEIRFANADANDLEFDPNQPNVSYAYRHGRGFGGAPARPEFAPYIINTGGSYSYQDFTKSVPLAVYDVDANPPRRLAVAFLENNAVDGKVDGRYNPGVTGTTNNTASTGPREWLWIFDADYSETPNPAWQVEIIEGPQPVMYFATWQRRNANAWTDGNVITITPNRPNTPDDAFSFAAPAPKKGGALDAASAQNIGVYPNPYYAFNPAENTTLNRFVTFNNLPPNATVRIFNMAGQLVRKLEKVNDSSQFLRWDLQNQTGLPVASGMYIAHVEATLPATGAKAVKVLKLAVIQEQEVLEVF; translated from the coding sequence ATGCAAAAGAGCAGTCTGTTGAAACTGATGCTGGCCGGTCTGCTGCTGTACGGAGCGACCGCCTTCGCTGAGCGGCCGGCGGGCGAGAAGGAGCGCAACCAACAAGCGCTCAGCAAGCCCACAGGCACCCCGCGCTATCAGATTCTGAACATCAACAACATTTGGACGTGGATCCGCAATGACGGCATGTCCAATCATTCCCCCATCGCGGATGACGGCACCTACTTCCCGCGCGGCACCGGATCGGCGATTTACCAGGACGGCATCATGTGGGGCGGCAAGGTGTATTTGGATCCGAACTACACCCAGCCCGGTCCCAAGGATCAATTGATCCGCGTCGGCGGCGCCAACTATCTCGTGGGCACGCGTGAAGGCCGGATCATCGGCGAGGGTGCCTCTGCCGTGGCTGCCAACACCGCTGATGCTGACGTGCGGGCTTATCGCATCCGCCGCGACTATGCCGTGATGTCGGATACGGAAAAGCGCCGCGATGCCGCTGAATACAACGAAATTCCAGTCGCGAACGTTACCGATGCGCAAGTCGCCACCATCATGTCGCGCTATGCGCTGGACTGGAAGGAATGGCCGGTGCAGCAAGGTGCGCCCTATATCGAGCGCAACGGCACGCCCGGCTATCAGCCGCCGCCCGAGTTCAGCGCGACTTTTACGGTCGACGATCTCATCAAAGGCAATTACGACGAGCCGGGTATTGCCGGTGCGGATCCCAACTCCCCGGCTGACCAGGTGGTGTGGACGGTGTTCAACGACCTTGATGCCAGCACGACGCTGCAATTGCAGGGCTCGGAACCCCTGGGCTTGGAAATCCAAGTCACGCTGTGGGGCTACAAACGGACCGACGCCCTGGGCAACATCTATTTCCGCCGCGTCAAGTTGATCAATAAGGGCGGCGTGGATGTCACCGACGCCGGCGGCACCAAAGGCTCCTTCTACATCAACGAAATGTATGTGGCGCAGTGGTCGGATCCCGATCTCGGCAATTCAGGCGATGACGTGGCCGGCTGTGACGTCAACTTGAGCTTGGGCTACGTCTACAACGGCCAGGCGGTTGACAGTGAGTATCGCGGCTTTCGCTTGCCGCCGCCTGCCATCGGCTACGACTTTCTGCAAGGCCCGGCCGTGCCCGGCGATCCCACTGACCGCGCCGTCTTCGATCTGAAGTACAAAGACGGCTTCAAGAACCTGGGCATGACTTCATTCTCCTACTTCTCGGCCGGCTCGCCGATCTCTGACCCGCCGCGTTCCTATACGCAGGGCACCATTCGCTGGTACAAGATGCTGCGCGGCTTTGCCCCGATCGACGGCGACGACCAATACTATCCGTTCCCGCCCGGCGTGGCGCCCGATCAGTTTCCGCTCTCGGGCGATCCGGTGACCAAGACCGGCTTTCTCGATGGCGAAGGTGAGCAATACTCCTTCGTGCCGGGAGACCGCCGCATCAACCTGAGCACCGGTCCATTCAGCTTGAATCCCGGTGAGACCCAGGAAGTGGTGGTGGCGGTGGTCGGTGGCTTGGGCGCCGATCGTATTTCCAGCGTCGCAGTCATGAAGTTCAACGACCGCTTCGCGCAGAACACCTACAACGCCTTGTTCCAAGTTCCCAAACCGCCGGTTGCACCGATTGTCACCGTCTCGGAACTGGATGGCACGGTGGGTGTGGAATGGGGCAGCAATTTGAACCGGGTGCGTGATACCGAGACCACGGTGCAACAACCCGGCGGCTATGCCTTCGAGGGCTACAATGTCTACCAATTCCCCAGCCGGGGCGCTTCCTTGTCGGAAGCCAAGCGCATAGCCGTATTCGATCTGGCCACCGATCCCACTGTGGTCTTGGATGAGCAGTTCGATCTTGCCTCGGGCCAGATTCTCAACAAACCGGTGCAATTCGGCACCAACAGCGGCATCGCGCGGTATTTCAACTTCAACCGCGATTACGTTCGCGATATCGGCAAACTCTACAACGGCCAGGAGTATTACTTGGCGGTGACCGCCTATAGCCGCGCCACCGTGCCCGGCTATCTGCCGGCTTCCTTGGAGTCCGAACCGACAATCATTACCGTCGTTCCCCGCGTGCCTTTCGGAATCGAGTACGAGACTGCTTTTGGCGACACTCTGAAGGTCAATCGCCTGGGCGGTGGCAGCGATGGCATCGTTTTGCCCATCGTCGTCAACCCGAAAGCCAGCACGGGCGACAGCTATGAAGTTCGATTTGCCGTGGACAACGATGGCAACACCACCTGGAATCTGCTGAACACGACGAAAGGCACGACGGTCTTGACCAACAAGACCAACCAGAGCGGTGATGAGAAGTATGACATCATCGATGGGATTTTCCTGGTGGTTTCCGGTCCGCCGCCTGGTGTCAAAGAATGGGAATGGACCGCGGGTTCACGTTTCCTCACCTGGGCTGATGCGGCCGGTCTGGAATTCGAAGGCTTCGAAGGCGCGCTGGGCTGGGCTTCTCCGCGCTCGGTTTTCGGCGATGGCACGCACATCATTCCCGCCGACAAGCTCAAGAAAATCGAGATTCGTTTCGCCAATGCCGACGCCAATGATCTCGAGTTTGATCCCAATCAGCCAAATGTTTCCTATGCCTATCGGCATGGCCGCGGCTTCGGCGGAGCGCCGGCACGACCGGAGTTTGCGCCTTACATCATCAACACAGGCGGCAGTTATTCTTATCAAGACTTCACCAAGAGCGTGCCGCTGGCGGTGTATGATGTCGATGCCAATCCGCCGCGCCGCTTGGCCGTGGCCTTTCTCGAGAACAACGCAGTGGACGGCAAAGTCGACGGTCGCTACAACCCTGGGGTTACCGGTACGACCAACAACACCGCTTCCACCGGGCCGCGCGAATGGCTGTGGATCTTCGACGCAGACTATAGCGAGACACCCAACCCCGCATGGCAAGTTGAGATCATTGAAGGCCCGCAGCCGGTCATGTACTTCGCGACCTGGCAGCGCCGCAATGCCAACGCCTGGACCGATGGCAACGTGATTACCATTACGCCGAATCGGCCGAATACACCGGATGATGCCTTTAGCTTCGCTGCGCCGGCGCCGAAAAAGGGTGGCGCACTTGACGCTGCCAGCGCACAGAATATCGGCGTGTACCCGAATCCTTACTACGCCTTCAACCCGGCGGAAAACACCACGCTCAATCGCTTCGTGACCTTCAACAATCTGCCGCCCAACGCCACGGTCCGCATCTTCAACATGGCCGGCCAGTTGGTGCGCAAACTCGAGAAAGTCAATGACTCCTCGCAGTTCCTGCGCTGGGACCTGCAGAATCAAACCGGCTTGCCGGTGGCGAGCGGCATGTACATCGCGCACGTGGAAGCCACCCTGCCGGCCACCGGCGCCAAGGCGGTCAAGGTGTTGAAACTGGCCGTCATTCAAGAACAAGAAGTGCTGGAAGTTTTCTGA
- a CDS encoding PIG-L family deacetylase encodes MKRISRNRLVTRGLPVLLLALLAACESTPSPQSYFPETGRRALQQRSLEARTDLRVLALALQPGSEDLATLAYFRLGRGATTMSAFASNGEAGESDLRTEYPAYLAAVRREEATRAAAHVGAEVYFLNLPDLVAAHDSASVRLAWPADSVRTKLARLFLKFQPDIVLLAPEPERGTAGTSWPRHCLAADVLATVQQLKSADSALPANGLEAPRRWRVDRVFVDDGSGVRPPLQQVTAQWKKTYEAIGQEAGRAYASLARQRTMWRAGRPVGYTLLAGASAAPLAALDAELPLPASGRLAGLEKRVRDLTGKTQEGKASGALAEIVSLIDSVSLLLAEKNLLETERRRLLHWNKTLGDLRCTLLGVEVKFTLSDTALSERQLTYLTLTKVTGLSKGGNTSVFFGNVDAQTGWIVDEGFEHKLPLRLNDPYRLLSPKQVTYTFPPAYHQQQSAESYQKLLFFVIHRAANREQDFIYRAEAKLTFGPRFSTEVLNPIVRMHAKEHLRLRLTNFSRDGVTDEVWVDDAYATARPSRFRLSEKGATHLDVLPLTWRGDPPPGNYLMQVQIDSIPEANFLARKFYATADSTKRLGLLAALADSPAAEALRRLNLKYTALSPSADWEKRLDSLEVLLIDRRVLSFQPELAQRRAALQRFAEAGGHVIILAQEAPVWNNGPLWEGLHLIPVLSWEANTPLQTAAAHALLAFPNHLEASDWEGWLFRRAYNLISGPALAGAETPIQTTAESAPLLVTKILGRGRFTYVDLALAPQLLNVHPGAFRLFANLISL; translated from the coding sequence ATGAAACGCATCAGCAGAAATCGTCTTGTCACGCGTGGTTTGCCCGTGCTGCTTCTGGCTCTGCTCGCCGCCTGCGAGAGCACCCCGTCGCCGCAATCCTACTTTCCGGAGACCGGGCGCCGCGCGCTGCAGCAGCGCTCTTTGGAGGCGCGCACCGACCTGCGCGTGCTCGCGCTGGCGCTGCAGCCCGGCAGTGAAGACTTGGCAACGCTGGCCTATTTTCGCCTGGGCCGCGGCGCCACCACCATGAGCGCCTTCGCCAGCAACGGCGAAGCGGGGGAGAGTGACCTGCGTACCGAGTATCCCGCCTACTTGGCGGCGGTACGGCGTGAGGAAGCGACTCGTGCTGCTGCGCACGTGGGCGCTGAAGTCTATTTTCTCAATCTGCCTGATCTCGTTGCCGCGCATGATTCCGCCAGTGTGCGGCTCGCGTGGCCGGCCGATTCCGTGCGCACGAAGCTGGCACGGCTGTTTCTCAAGTTTCAGCCGGATATCGTTCTGCTCGCGCCCGAGCCGGAACGCGGCACCGCCGGCACGAGCTGGCCGCGGCATTGCCTGGCAGCAGATGTACTCGCGACCGTCCAGCAGCTCAAGTCTGCCGATTCTGCATTGCCCGCCAATGGCCTGGAGGCGCCCCGCCGCTGGCGTGTCGATCGCGTTTTTGTTGATGACGGCAGCGGCGTGCGTCCGCCGTTGCAGCAAGTGACTGCGCAGTGGAAAAAAACTTATGAAGCAATCGGGCAGGAGGCCGGACGCGCTTATGCCTCCCTGGCGCGGCAGCGGACCATGTGGCGCGCCGGGCGACCGGTGGGTTACACGCTGCTCGCCGGCGCCTCTGCTGCACCGCTTGCTGCGCTCGATGCCGAACTGCCGTTGCCGGCCAGTGGCCGGTTGGCTGGCCTGGAAAAACGCGTGCGCGATTTGACCGGCAAGACGCAGGAAGGCAAGGCAAGCGGTGCGCTGGCAGAAATCGTGAGCCTGATTGATTCCGTCAGCCTCCTGCTGGCGGAGAAGAATTTGCTGGAGACCGAAAGGCGGCGGTTGTTGCATTGGAACAAAACGTTGGGCGATTTGCGCTGCACGCTGTTGGGCGTCGAGGTCAAATTCACCCTGAGTGACACCGCTCTGAGCGAGCGGCAACTCACTTATCTCACGCTTACCAAAGTGACCGGCTTGAGCAAGGGCGGAAACACTTCGGTTTTCTTCGGCAACGTCGATGCTCAAACCGGCTGGATCGTCGACGAGGGGTTCGAGCACAAGCTGCCGCTGCGGCTGAACGATCCCTATCGCCTGCTGTCGCCCAAACAAGTGACCTACACGTTTCCCCCGGCCTATCATCAACAGCAGTCCGCGGAGTCTTATCAAAAGCTGCTGTTCTTTGTGATTCACCGGGCCGCCAACCGGGAGCAGGATTTCATCTACCGTGCGGAAGCCAAACTCACTTTTGGCCCGCGCTTTTCCACCGAGGTGCTGAATCCGATCGTGCGCATGCACGCCAAGGAGCATCTGCGCCTCCGCCTCACCAACTTCTCGCGCGACGGCGTGACCGATGAGGTCTGGGTTGATGACGCCTATGCCACGGCGCGGCCCAGCCGCTTTCGTCTGAGCGAGAAGGGCGCCACTCATCTCGATGTGCTGCCGCTCACCTGGCGCGGCGACCCGCCGCCGGGCAACTACCTGATGCAGGTGCAGATCGACAGCATTCCCGAGGCCAATTTTCTCGCGCGCAAATTTTACGCGACGGCCGATTCAACCAAGCGCCTCGGCCTGCTGGCCGCGCTGGCCGACAGTCCGGCTGCCGAAGCGCTGCGCCGCCTGAATCTGAAATACACCGCGCTCTCACCCAGCGCCGATTGGGAGAAACGCCTGGATTCGCTCGAGGTGTTGCTGATCGACCGCCGGGTGCTGTCGTTTCAACCCGAGCTGGCGCAGCGGCGCGCGGCGTTACAGCGGTTTGCCGAGGCCGGCGGCCACGTAATCATACTCGCGCAAGAGGCGCCGGTGTGGAACAACGGCCCGTTGTGGGAAGGCTTGCATCTCATCCCGGTTTTGAGCTGGGAAGCGAACACGCCGCTGCAAACCGCAGCGGCGCACGCCCTGCTGGCTTTTCCGAATCATCTGGAGGCGTCGGACTGGGAGGGCTGGCTCTTTCGCCGCGCGTACAATTTGATCTCCGGGCCGGCGCTGGCTGGAGCAGAGACTCCGATTCAAACAACGGCGGAATCCGCGCCGCTGCTGGTGACGAAAATTCTGGGCCGCGGCCGCTTCACTTATGTGGATTTGGCGCTCGCACCGCAATTGCTGAACGTTCATCCCGGTGCTTTCCGGTTGTTCGCCAATCTGATTTCGCTATGA